The window TCTGAGACGGTCAATAATCGCCCGAACGGTCTGCCCGGAATCAACCACTCCCTCCACCAGCAGAATATCCCGGCCCGAAATCGATACCTTCGGTCCTCCAGTCATCAGCACCTCGTCGTTGGAGCGCAGATGCTCATTGTAACTGGAAGCCGATATAAACTCCAGCTCCACCGGTATGGAGATATTGCGAATGAGGTCGGCAAGAAAAATGACACATCCTTTCAGCACTCCAATAATAATCGGGTCCCGTTCGGCGTAGTCATGCGATATCTGCTGGCCCAGCTCCTTTATCCGCTGGGCAATCTTATCCTGCGGATAGAGCAGTTCAAACTTGCGTGTGTCCTTCACCCATACTTCTGATGATTTCAATTTGCAGCACCTTCCTTGTCTCTTTATCTATCTTATATTTGTTGTCGATTTGATATTCCGCGACCCAGACAATCCCGCGCGCATCGGTTACCACCAGTAGCTCGTCGCGCAAATAGCGGGGCACTTTCCAGTCGGTCAGAAAATCGCCGACCTTCTTGGTCCCATTCAATCCCAGTGGCTGAAAACTGTCGCCGGGGCGAAGATGTCTGACTTGAAGCGGCAGGACAATCTTGTCATAGTCGATATTTATCTTCGCTCCCCCCTTTTGCAATCGCATTTTTGCCGCCTTCTTGGGAATTATTCTGCAGTAGAATTCCAGGCGATACCCGGGGATTTTGCTTCTGGAGCCAATCTCAAGCGAAATGCCCTTTATTTGAGCCATTGGAGCGGAAAAAACCAGCCATTCGCGCTCTTTTGTGGCTCTTACGCCCCGCTTCAGCGAAACAGCTAACTTGTTGCCCAATATTATCTTATTGATGGCGGCGATTTCTGCCGAACTCCCCGCCCCGGCCTGACGCATCATCTTCTCCATGGCTATTTTCAAGACACGATCCCTCAGCGACTCATCATATACCCTTAATTTATTCAAATCAAGCAGTATTTTCCCGCCAGGTGTAATTTGAGCTATCCGGTGCCATTCCGTCTGAGCCATTCTTAAAAGAAACCGGTCCTGTTTGACTGCAATTTCTGCAAATTGTCTAATGGCCTTCCGATACCCCACCCCAAAGCGCCTTTCAATTACTGGTAACACCTTATTTCTTATATAGTTACGGCTATATTCGGACTCAAAGTTAGTGCGGTCCAATAAGTAACTAATCTTACTGCGCCTGAGGAATGCCTCAATCTCACGCCGTTCAACTTCCAATAGCGGTCGGATATATTTTCCGTTTTGCGGTCTCATCGGATGCAGTCCCTGGGGACCTGTTCCGCGCAGCAATCGAAAAAGGATTGTCTCAATGATATCATCAGCATGATGCCCCAGGGCGATTTTGTTGCATTTTTCCGATCGCGCTATCTCTTCCAGAATCGCATAGCGCGCCTCCCGCGCCGCTTCTTCCAGCGACAGCGAGTTTTCCCTGGCATATCGGGGGACATCACAATCGGCCCCCACAAAGGGAACTCCCAGCCGCCGGCAGAGCGCGGCGCCATGCCGCAACTCTCGCATTGCGGCACGGGGACGAATCTGATGATTTACATATACGGCGCAAAGCTGAAATTTCATCCTTGTCGAAAGTTGCCGGAGAAGATAAAGCAGCGCCGTTGAATCAGGTCCGCCGGAAAAGGCAATCAAGACCTTGTCGCCTCTCTCAATAAGCCCGAATCGGCGGATATACTCCTCCACTTTGCCTGACAATTGCATAATGTTATTATAGTTTCCTGAAGCGGCAAACTCAACAGGTAATCTCCGATTGACACCCTAATTGCCAGTCGCTATATTCGCCTTTTCAATTGCCGGAGGATTTGATGATACAGCCAAAAGTTACCCCGCAAATGGTTAAAGACCACGGGTTGTCGGATGACGAATATAAGATGATAATAAAGATACTGGGGCGGGAGCCAAACTACACGGAACTGGGAATATTCTCCGTTATGTGGTCGGAGCATTGCTCCTACAAGAACTCTATTGCTTTGTTGAAAACTCTTCCCCGTGACGGTGACTGTCTCCTGGCAAAAGCGGGCGAAGAAAACGCCGGAGCCGTTGATATCGGCGATGGGCTGGCGGTCGTCTTCAAAATTGAATCCCATAATCATCCTTCGGCGGTGGAGCCGTATCAAGGCGCCGCTACCGGAGTCGGCGGGATATTACGAGATATTTTCACCATGGGGGCGCGCCCTATCGCCTCTCTCAATTCACTTCGCTTCGGCTCCCCCGAGAACCCCCGTGTCCGCTACCTGGTGGATGGTGTCGTACGCGGTATTGGCGATTATGGCAACTCCTTCGGGGTGCCGACCGTGGCTGGCGAAACTTATTTCGACGAGGCATATACCGGCAATCCGCTGGTCAATGCCATGGCGGCTGGTATCGTTAAGACCGATAAAATGATTTCCGCCGTGATTAAAGGGGAGGGGAATCCGGTGATGATTGTCGGCTCCAAGACCGGACGTGACGGCATCCATGGCGCTACTTTCGCCTCGGAAGAGATTTCCGAAAAGTCAGAAGCGAAAAGACCATCCGTCCAGATCGGTGACCCTTTCACCGAGAAACTTCTCCTCGAAGCGACGTTGGAGGTGATTGACAAAGGGCTGGCAATCGGCATTCAGGATATGGGCGCGGCTGGCATTACCTGCAGCTGCTCCGAAATGTCTGCCCGCGGCAATTCTGGCGTAACCATTGACATTGAAAAAGTGCCGGTGCGGGAGCCGGGGATGACTCCGTACGAGATTCTTCTTTCGGAATCGCAGGAGCGGATGCTGGTCTGTGTAAAGAGAGGGAAAGAAAAAGAAGTGGAGGAGATTTTCCGGAAGTGGGAACTGAATTCCACCATAATCGGCGAGACCAATAACAGCGGGATATTCCGTGTCCGGCTAGACGGCGAGACCGTTGCCGAAATCCCGTCGGAATCGCTGGTATTAGGGGGGGGCGCTCCGGTCTATAAGAGAGAGACCAAAAAGCCGGAATATATCGAGCAACTGTCGCATCTAAATCTGGCGGAATTTCCTCTCAATCGCGACTGGAATAAAGACCTTCTGAGACTGCTTGCTTCACCTAATATCTGCAACAAGGATTGGGTTTATAACCAGTATGATTCCATGGTCCGCACCAACACGGCGGTTGGTCCCGGTTCTGATGCCGCGGTCCTGCGGATACGCAAAACGAGGAAGGCGATTGCTTTGACCACCGACTGCAACGGCCGTTACTGCTATCTCAATCCTCGTCTGGGCGCGCAGCAGGCGGTGGCTGAGGCCGCCCGCAATGTGGTCTGCTCCGGCGCCCGACCGGTTGCTATAACCAACTGCCTCAATTTCGGAAATCCTTATAAACCGGAAATCTATTATGGCTTCGCCGAAGCGATTGCCGGAATGGGGGAAGCCTGCCTGGTTTTTGGCACCCCTGTCACCGGCGGAAATGTTAGCTTCTACAATGAAGACCCGGACCACGCCGTCTTCCCGACGCCGGTAATTGGGATGCTCGGCATCATTGATGATATTTCCCAAATCATTACCCAGTGGTTCAAAGATGAAGGCGACCTTATTTTTCTGGTCGGCGAAAACCGCGAGGAACTGGGCGCTTCGGAATATCTCCACACCATTTTCGGCAAAAATATAGGCCCGGTGCCGGAGTTAAACCTCGCTTACGAGAAATCACTTCAGGATGCGGTCCTTGCCGCCATCAAGGCCGGGTGGGTAAAATCGGCTCACGACTGCGCCGATGGTGGGCTGGCGGTCGCTCTTGCGGAAGGGGCAATCTCCCATCGGGAAAAGATGATTGGCGCCCAGGTCTTTCTTGACGACAATCTTCGCCCCGATGCTCTTCTTTTTGGCGAAACCCAATCCCGCATAATAATCACTACTTCTGAGGCAAATGGCGAAATGCTGGTTGACCATTTTGCCGGAGCGGGCTTGCCGATAGCCGCGATTGGAAGAGTCGGCGGCAGTTTCTTGAAGATAAATGACCTCATAAACCTCTCGATTGAGAAAATCTATTCTGCTTATTATGACAGCCTGCGAACTAAATTGGAAAGGTTTTCATAAAATTTCCGATATATAGAAGAAAAGGTTTAAATATATCGGGAATTTTGATGAAAGCACTTTTGGTTCAGCCGGCTGACCAGACCGCGGTGGAAATTGAAGCTCTTTTGAGCGAATGTCGCACTGTTTCAACCACTCTGGCGCACTCCTTTAACGAGGGACTTAATCGCATTGAGTCCGACCCCCAAATCGAAATCATTTTTGTGGATGCCTCCGTCAAAAACGCCCACGGACAGACTTTTGCCGAGTATCTAAAACGGTTGGAGCGGTTCTTCTGGCTTCCCATTGTTGTAACGTCAAAAAAATGGACCGCCGAATCGGTCCAGGCCGCCATTCAATCTGGCGCTACCGATATCATGGCGCTTCCTATCGAGTCGGAGAAATTTATCGCCCGTGTCCGGCAGCTTCTTACACAAGGGGCGCCGCGAATCCTGGTGGTGGACGATGAAGAAGGGATTCGCGATATTCTTCAACAGATCCTGGAAATGGAACGGTTCCGGGTAGTAACGGCCTCCCGCGGGGATGAAGCCATGGGTTTAATAAAAAATCAAAAAATCGACCTGGTTGTCACCGACATTATGATGCCGGGAATGTCGGGCCTTGACCTTCTCGGCAGCGTAAAGACCCAATACCCCGATATTCCGGTCATACTTATCACCGGTTATCCCGGCAATTACTCAACGCACGATACCATAGCGGCTGGCGCCGATGGCTACTTCAGCAAGCCGTTTCATAATATGGCGCTTCTCAGTACCGTTCGCAAAGTCCTTCGCCGCAAACGGGGATAGCAATTTCCTCTTATTTACACATTGCCGTGTGCCAGGCTTCGGCCTGACAGAGCAAACCTGTTTCATCACAGCCGATTAGACATCACGGCGCGACACCGGTATGGCATTCGTAGCAGCCCATCTCTTTCCAGGCTTCGCCGGTCACTTCGTCAGGATGGACAAATTCCAGCCCTTGCTGCGTGGTTGCCATTTGGGCCCGTTCGCCGCTTCCCTGTGAAAGAATGGTATGGCAGGCGTTGCAGTCACGGGTGATGGTCAAACCATCTTCGCTGGCATGATTGCCGGCGTGGCAGCGCATACAACCCGGGTCGATAAAATGACCGATATTGTTGGGATACCCTTCCCAGCGGACTTTCATCTCCGGGAAAATATTCTGCGCAAATGCCTCTTGCGTGGCAAGCACCGCTTCGTCAACCCGCACCCGCTTCTGCTGATACAATTCCGGATAGCTCTTGCGGTAGTAATCGGTGATATAATTGGCTATTTTCTGAAGCCCCTCTTCCTCTGTTTCATATGTCGCCGCCATCGCCTCCACCGCCACCCGTTTGGCGTCGGGAAGCTCCCGGTCGATTCTGCCGGTCAGGACGGCTAAGTCTATCATATGGTCCGGAGAATTATAGACATGGCTGGGACGATTATGGCAATCCATACAGTCCATTATCCGCTTCTCCGAACTGGCAATCTCATCTTCGGAGAGAGGGTTCTGTGAATCCTGGTAGGTCGTGACCCGCCCCGTCTGTAGATCGGTAATCCGCACCCAGGGGATTTCCTGACGGCGCTCATCGCGGGCGATATATTCCACTCTGACGCCGATATTCATATGCCAGTGAATGCCGGCCGTCTGTCCCGTCTTGGGGTCACCGCCGCCGGTCTTAATCAGCATATTTATGGGCCAGGGAGTATTGGCGCTGTCATACATGTAATGATTAAACTGCCGCTGCTGCGCTCCGAAAAATTTTCCGGGCCAATGACACTGCTCACAGGTTTCCTGGGCCGGGCGAAGATTCTTAATCGGTGTCGGAATAGGCCGGGGATATTTGTTTGCCGCCGTCGCGTAAACCTGATAAGCGCCCGACAGCTTCGACTTGGCATACCACCCGGCGCCGGGACCGACATGACAGGCAGTACAGGCGACTCGGGCATGGGGCGAGTTTTGATACGCTACATATTCCGGTTTCATCACCGAATGGCAGGTCTTCCCGCAAAAGGTGACCGATTCGCTATAGTGATAGGCTTCATAACTCCCCACCGCGCTCAATGACAAGAATATTATGGTGCCAAAGAAAAAAATGAATGTGGCATTGCGATGACTGCGCTTGTTCAAATCAATATAGGGCCACTTGGGCACCGACTCCTGTCCCTCTCGTTTCCATCTCCGCCAGGTGCGGAACATTCCTATCGGAATCAAAATCAATCCGAAAAGGAGTATCGGCGGGAGGACCATATAGAGAAACATCCCGAAATAGGGATTGGTATCCTCGCGGTTGGCGGCGATGCCGAGAAGTATCAGCATTAGAAGCGCCGCAATGACAGCTATGAATACTCCCGCGGTGCTGAGCCAGTTATATACCAAACGGGGCAGTTTTATATCGCGCATAGTTAACCTCGCAAAAAGTGCCTTAATAAATCACAGCGGGGGTTAATCTACACAAAAACAGTTATTTTTCAATTGATTTTATTCGAAGATAGATGGCGATAACAAGAATAGTGATAAGAAGTGTGGCGATGCCGAGCCCTTTGCGCCGGAAATAATATTCCTCAATCTTCTTTTCCCCCTGTCGCGTGATATTCTGGGCGGAAGTTATTCCTGGACTGGCAATTTGAGAGACCGCTTCCGGGTCAAAAGTATGAACTGCCGTGCCGGTCTGGATAATCGCCTGCTTGACCTCATTTAGCGCAAAACGCTCATCAGTCACCAGCATCCCTTTTAGATCGGCGGTATCTATTTTGGCCAGAGCAGCGCCATAAATGGAATTAATATTAACCAGCGTTTCATATATTTTGGCAGCGGCGTCATAACCGCCGGTGCCGTCATCCGGGGCATGGCACTGCACGCAGAGTGATGAATCAGAAACGCCAACCCAGTGCATCTTCGGTTTTTCGATAAGATGGTTGGAATGACAGGTTTCACATTCGGGATATCCCATGGCGTCAAATGCCACTTTGTGCGGCGACTTGGCAAAGTTATCGGCGATCAAGGCATGGCACAATCCACAAACGGCCGACAACGATGTCACTCCGGGCGGGGTGGCGCCATGGTTGCCGTGACAGTCATTGCAGGCCGGCGCGCTGATATCTTTCTTCTCCAGGAGCGCCTTCCCGTGAACTGACTGTATATATTTCTCATGCTGGTCGGTCGGAATGCCGTAGCCGCTCATGTAATTGACGTCGGCATGACACTTCGCGCAGGTTTTCGGAATATTCACGGGGTACACCGATGAGGTCGGCTCTGATGCCGGTTGGATGCTGTGCGCCGTATGGCAGGAAATGCAGGTTGCCACTTTGGTGTCTCCCTGCTCAAAGAGCCGCTTGCCGTGAACCGAAGTCTTATACTTGTCTAACTGGTCGGTCGGGAGGGAAGGATTGAATTTTACCATATATGCCGGGTTGCTGTGACAGGAGGCGCAAAACTGATTGACCTCCTTGGCTCCGGGAACACCTTTGTACCCTTTGCTATTGCGGACGGCATCCATATCGTCGAGAGTCGGGTCACCGCCATGGCAGGACGCGCAGCTAAGTCCCGCCTTGCTGTGAATATCATGCTGAAACTGGGCCGAGGGGGCGTCAGCGCCTTCCTCCCAGGAACTGTGGCATTCCAGACACTGGTCAGCGGCAGAAGCGACACCGGTCAATATGGCCAACCAGAGTGACACAAAAAGCAGCATGTTTCTGAAACCGGCTTTCATTTTCATTCCAGTATATATCCCAGTATGGTCAATATCACAATAAAAGCCAAGACCGCCCACCCAAAGGCGATAACCAGGGCTGGTTTTTTTCCCGATGAAAATTTTCCGGCAAGAAAAGGTATCAAAGTCCAGACAATGCCGCCCGCCGAAAGTATTATGATGCCGGCCAGTTCCCCTTCGATAAAGAAAAGATGCGCCGGGAGCACCTTTAGCGCCTGGAACGCGAACATAAAATACCATTCCGGTCGGATAACCGGCGGCGGCGGCGCAAAGGGGTCTGCTTTCTGACCCAGGGGCCAATGAACCACCCCGATACCATCCGGGAAGAAGACTGCCAGAACCGCCAGCAGGTTCAACATAATAAGCCAGACCAGAAGCTCCCTCATAATGAAATTAGGGAAGAAGGGGCGGTATTTTTGCAGTTGCGGATTTGATGCCCACTCCAGCGGCTCCGACATACCCTGACGCTGAATAAAAAAGAGATGCAGCGACAAAAGCACGGCGAAAATGCCCGGAAGAACGGCGACATGCAGACCGAAAAATCTTCCGATAGTGGCGCCGGTTACATCCTCGCCGCCGCGCATAAGCTTCATCAAAAAATCACCCACACCCGGAATAGCGCCGGCCATACCGGTGCCGACCCGCGTGGCAAAGAACGACAATTCGTTCCAGGGAAGAAGATAACCGGAAAACCCAAAAGCCAGTGCCAGCGCCAGAAGAAATATCCCGGTAACCCAGGTCATCTCGCGCGGCTTGCGATAGGCATGCGTGAAGAAGACCGAAAACATATGTATAAAAGCCGCCAGAATCATCAAATTGGCTGACCAGGAATGTATCGAGCGAATGAGCCAACCGAACGATACTTCCGCAATAATAAATTTGACCGACTCGTAAGCCGAATCGGCGCCGGGACGGTAATATAGCAAGAGCAGAATTCCCGTCACCACCTGCACTACAAAGAAAAAGAGGGAAATGCCTCCGAAGTAATACCAGATGGAGTGCGAATGCTGCGGCACCACCTTGTGCGACATATAATCGACCAGCGTCTGAATATGCAGACGCTCATCGACCCAGCGGAAAAGACGGTTCTCTCTGGCGACTTTCTCGGCCAAGTTTATCCCTTCGCCTCGGCGACAAAGATGTCGCCGGTGGCATTGTCGACATGCACCGTATAAACCGTCAGCGGTCGCGGCGGCGGT is drawn from Candidatus Zixiibacteriota bacterium and contains these coding sequences:
- the hpt gene encoding hypoxanthine phosphoribosyltransferase, whose amino-acid sequence is MKDTRKFELLYPQDKIAQRIKELGQQISHDYAERDPIIIGVLKGCVIFLADLIRNISIPVELEFISASSYNEHLRSNDEVLMTGGPKVSISGRDILLVEGVVDSGQTVRAIIDRLRFLEPASIAVVTLLDKPGCRKVEVEIAYRGFETGNDFVIGFGLDAAQRYRNLPFIGRVIE
- a CDS encoding cytochrome b N-terminal domain-containing protein, with the protein product MAEKVARENRLFRWVDERLHIQTLVDYMSHKVVPQHSHSIWYYFGGISLFFFVVQVVTGILLLLYYRPGADSAYESVKFIIAEVSFGWLIRSIHSWSANLMILAAFIHMFSVFFTHAYRKPREMTWVTGIFLLALALAFGFSGYLLPWNELSFFATRVGTGMAGAIPGVGDFLMKLMRGGEDVTGATIGRFFGLHVAVLPGIFAVLLSLHLFFIQRQGMSEPLEWASNPQLQKYRPFFPNFIMRELLVWLIMLNLLAVLAVFFPDGIGVVHWPLGQKADPFAPPPPVIRPEWYFMFAFQALKVLPAHLFFIEGELAGIIILSAGGIVWTLIPFLAGKFSSGKKPALVIAFGWAVLAFIVILTILGYILE
- the purL gene encoding phosphoribosylformylglycinamidine synthase subunit PurL, whose product is MIQPKVTPQMVKDHGLSDDEYKMIIKILGREPNYTELGIFSVMWSEHCSYKNSIALLKTLPRDGDCLLAKAGEENAGAVDIGDGLAVVFKIESHNHPSAVEPYQGAATGVGGILRDIFTMGARPIASLNSLRFGSPENPRVRYLVDGVVRGIGDYGNSFGVPTVAGETYFDEAYTGNPLVNAMAAGIVKTDKMISAVIKGEGNPVMIVGSKTGRDGIHGATFASEEISEKSEAKRPSVQIGDPFTEKLLLEATLEVIDKGLAIGIQDMGAAGITCSCSEMSARGNSGVTIDIEKVPVREPGMTPYEILLSESQERMLVCVKRGKEKEVEEIFRKWELNSTIIGETNNSGIFRVRLDGETVAEIPSESLVLGGGAPVYKRETKKPEYIEQLSHLNLAEFPLNRDWNKDLLRLLASPNICNKDWVYNQYDSMVRTNTAVGPGSDAAVLRIRKTRKAIALTTDCNGRYCYLNPRLGAQQAVAEAARNVVCSGARPVAITNCLNFGNPYKPEIYYGFAEAIAGMGEACLVFGTPVTGGNVSFYNEDPDHAVFPTPVIGMLGIIDDISQIITQWFKDEGDLIFLVGENREELGASEYLHTIFGKNIGPVPELNLAYEKSLQDAVLAAIKAGWVKSAHDCADGGLAVALAEGAISHREKMIGAQVFLDDNLRPDALLFGETQSRIIITTSEANGEMLVDHFAGAGLPIAAIGRVGGSFLKINDLINLSIEKIYSAYYDSLRTKLERFS
- a CDS encoding NapC/NirT family cytochrome c, with protein sequence MRDIKLPRLVYNWLSTAGVFIAVIAALLMLILLGIAANREDTNPYFGMFLYMVLPPILLFGLILIPIGMFRTWRRWKREGQESVPKWPYIDLNKRSHRNATFIFFFGTIIFLSLSAVGSYEAYHYSESVTFCGKTCHSVMKPEYVAYQNSPHARVACTACHVGPGAGWYAKSKLSGAYQVYATAANKYPRPIPTPIKNLRPAQETCEQCHWPGKFFGAQQRQFNHYMYDSANTPWPINMLIKTGGGDPKTGQTAGIHWHMNIGVRVEYIARDERRQEIPWVRITDLQTGRVTTYQDSQNPLSEDEIASSEKRIMDCMDCHNRPSHVYNSPDHMIDLAVLTGRIDRELPDAKRVAVEAMAATYETEEEGLQKIANYITDYYRKSYPELYQQKRVRVDEAVLATQEAFAQNIFPEMKVRWEGYPNNIGHFIDPGCMRCHAGNHASEDGLTITRDCNACHTILSQGSGERAQMATTQQGLEFVHPDEVTGEAWKEMGCYECHTGVAP
- the tilS gene encoding tRNA lysidine(34) synthetase TilS gives rise to the protein MQLSGKVEEYIRRFGLIERGDKVLIAFSGGPDSTALLYLLRQLSTRMKFQLCAVYVNHQIRPRAAMRELRHGAALCRRLGVPFVGADCDVPRYARENSLSLEEAAREARYAILEEIARSEKCNKIALGHHADDIIETILFRLLRGTGPQGLHPMRPQNGKYIRPLLEVERREIEAFLRRSKISYLLDRTNFESEYSRNYIRNKVLPVIERRFGVGYRKAIRQFAEIAVKQDRFLLRMAQTEWHRIAQITPGGKILLDLNKLRVYDESLRDRVLKIAMEKMMRQAGAGSSAEIAAINKIILGNKLAVSLKRGVRATKEREWLVFSAPMAQIKGISLEIGSRSKIPGYRLEFYCRIIPKKAAKMRLQKGGAKINIDYDKIVLPLQVRHLRPGDSFQPLGLNGTKKVGDFLTDWKVPRYLRDELLVVTDARGIVWVAEYQIDNKYKIDKETRKVLQIEIIRSMGEGHTQV
- a CDS encoding cytochrome c3 family protein, translating into MKMKAGFRNMLLFVSLWLAILTGVASAADQCLECHSSWEEGADAPSAQFQHDIHSKAGLSCASCHGGDPTLDDMDAVRNSKGYKGVPGAKEVNQFCASCHSNPAYMVKFNPSLPTDQLDKYKTSVHGKRLFEQGDTKVATCISCHTAHSIQPASEPTSSVYPVNIPKTCAKCHADVNYMSGYGIPTDQHEKYIQSVHGKALLEKKDISAPACNDCHGNHGATPPGVTSLSAVCGLCHALIADNFAKSPHKVAFDAMGYPECETCHSNHLIEKPKMHWVGVSDSSLCVQCHAPDDGTGGYDAAAKIYETLVNINSIYGAALAKIDTADLKGMLVTDERFALNEVKQAIIQTGTAVHTFDPEAVSQIASPGITSAQNITRQGEKKIEEYYFRRKGLGIATLLITILVIAIYLRIKSIEK
- a CDS encoding response regulator, which codes for MKALLVQPADQTAVEIEALLSECRTVSTTLAHSFNEGLNRIESDPQIEIIFVDASVKNAHGQTFAEYLKRLERFFWLPIVVTSKKWTAESVQAAIQSGATDIMALPIESEKFIARVRQLLTQGAPRILVVDDEEGIRDILQQILEMERFRVVTASRGDEAMGLIKNQKIDLVVTDIMMPGMSGLDLLGSVKTQYPDIPVILITGYPGNYSTHDTIAAGADGYFSKPFHNMALLSTVRKVLRRKRG